In the Solibacillus sp. FSL K6-1523 genome, one interval contains:
- the argB gene encoding acetylglutamate kinase → MTTFKSTHHTARKMVIKLGGSTLEGLNEAFFRNFKALQQQGIQLIITHGGGPAINRELAAAGIESHTVNGLRVTSEEMIGTVQSTLIGKVNPALVHELTAAGIAAVGLNGFDGNLIECNFLDESTYGYVGEVKSVQTRILNALSAAGIVPVIACIGTTKEGQALNINGDTVASEIALAVGADRLLLVTDVAGIRINDEYQTEVTPTHIAQWIEEGHIYGGMIPKVQGALNCLTAGIPSVQIVNETLTGTTILSEELIQ, encoded by the coding sequence ATGACTACGTTCAAATCAACGCATCATACCGCTCGTAAAATGGTTATCAAGCTAGGTGGTAGTACATTAGAGGGGCTTAACGAGGCCTTCTTTCGTAATTTTAAAGCATTACAGCAACAGGGGATTCAACTCATTATTACACATGGTGGGGGACCTGCGATTAATCGCGAGCTTGCAGCAGCAGGAATTGAATCGCACACGGTTAATGGCTTACGTGTAACGAGCGAGGAAATGATTGGCACTGTCCAATCGACGTTAATCGGAAAAGTAAATCCGGCACTTGTCCATGAGTTAACAGCGGCTGGAATTGCTGCTGTTGGATTAAATGGTTTTGATGGAAACTTAATAGAATGTAATTTTCTTGATGAATCTACATATGGTTATGTAGGTGAGGTTAAATCCGTTCAGACACGTATATTGAATGCGTTATCAGCAGCAGGTATTGTTCCTGTCATTGCCTGTATTGGCACGACGAAAGAAGGGCAAGCATTAAATATTAATGGCGATACGGTTGCGAGTGAGATTGCGTTAGCTGTTGGTGCAGATCGTTTACTACTCGTAACTGATGTCGCAGGAATCCGTATTAATGACGAATACCAAACAGAAGTAACGCCGACACACATCGCGCAATGGATTGAGGAAGGTCATATTTATGGTGGGATGATTCCAAAAGTGCAAGGAGCATTAAATTGCTTAACAGCGGGAATTCCATCTGTGCAAATTGTAAATGAAACGTTAACAGGGACAACTATATTAAGTGAGGAGCTAATCCAATGA